The following coding sequences are from one Musa acuminata AAA Group cultivar baxijiao chromosome BXJ2-4, Cavendish_Baxijiao_AAA, whole genome shotgun sequence window:
- the LOC103981549 gene encoding probable 2-oxoglutarate-dependent dioxygenase SLC1 — protein sequence MVGGNGYRRRRRDLGPTLSEPVLDGARGCCLRSSVVDLHSFLVLSLIYQTSPPLSTPSIQRKHKWTWRFKARGEARCETNYMKRVRHLCDNGITKVPSKYVLPLPDRPQLAPAARKPSLKLPVIDVGQLLSPDRTEVLATLDRACKEYGFFQTVNHSIAGEVTRRMIDVGKRFFELRFEERAKYMKTDVRGPVTYGTSFNQTKDRVFCWRDFLQLSCHPLDSVLPWWPTSPMDLRDEVVSYAKHIKSLFLVLMAAVPESLGADPAILKEFDDGSQLMAINCYRACTETDLTLGMPPHSDYGFLTFVLQDELEGLQVLHRGEWITVEPLPNSVIVNVGDHLEIYSNRRYKIVLHRALVNTSKSRLSMASLHSVSFDRVVRLSPELVDKDHPKLYKDTDFAAFLTDTSCCETKHKHFLESRKDWRRTNPRARVDLPLRDYKDS from the exons TTGTCTTCGTTCCTCTGTGGTTGACCTCCATTCCTTTCTCGTCCTCTCCCTTATATACCAAACAAGTCCACCACTCTCAACACCATCAATACAAAGGAAACACAAATGGACATGGCGGTTCAAGGCAAGAGGGGAGGCGAGATGCGAGACCAATTACATGAAGCGGGTGAGGCACCTCTGTGACAATGGCATTACAAAGGTTCCCAGCAAGTACGTCTTGCCCCTCCCCGACCGGCCTCAACTCGCCCCGGCAGCTCGTAAGCCAAGTCTGAAGCTTCCTGTCATCGATGTCGGTCAGCTGCTTTCGCCCGATCGCACCGAAGTTCTCGCGACGTTAGACCGAGCTTGCAAGGAGTATGGCTTCTTTCAG ACGGTGAACCACAGCATTGCCGGTGAAGTCACTAGGAGAATGATCGACGTGGGGAAGAGATTCTTCGAGCTTCGTTTCGAGGAGAGAGCGAAGTATATGAAGACCGACGTAAGGGGGCCAGTGACGTACGGGACGAGCTTCAACCAGACGAAGGATCGCGTGTTTTGTTGGAGGGATTTCTTGCAGCTCAGTTGCCACCCCCTCGACAGTGTTCTTCCATGGTGGCCTACTTCTCCCATGGACTTGAG GGATGAAGTGGTCTCATATGCCAAGCACATCAAGTCCTTGTTCCTGGTCCTCATGGCGGCCGTCCCCGAGAGCCTCGGCGCGGATCCTGCAATCCTAAAAGAGTTCGACGATGGATCGCAACTAATGGCGATCAACTGCTACCGGGCGTGCACTGAGACCGATCTCACCCTCGGGATGCCACCCCATTCCGACTATGGCTTCCTCACCTTCGTCCTCCAGGACGAGCTCGAGGGCCTGCAGGTGCTGCACAGGGGCGAGTGGATCACCGTCGAGCCTCTCCCCAACTCCGTCATCGTCAACGTCGGCGATCACTTGGAG ATATATAGCAACCGGAGGTACAAGATAGTCCTGCACCGTGCACTCGTCAACACATCCAAGTCGCGGCTGTCGATGGCGTCCCTCCACAGCGTCTCCTTCGACAGAGTGGTCCGCCTGTCGCCAGAGCTCGTCGACAAAGACCATCCGAAGCTGTACAAAGACACCGACTTCGCCGCATTCCTTACCGACACCTCCTGCTGCGAGACGAAGCACAAACACTTCCTGGAGTCGAGGAAGGACTGGCGCCGTACAAATCCAAGGGCCAGAGTTGACTTACCATTGAGAGACTATAAAGATTCGTAA
- the LOC135609533 gene encoding NADH dehydrogenase [ubiquinone] 1 alpha subcomplex subunit 9, mitochondrial-like: MMQAGWRRSGRRFLEQSPALSTLKSIYPLSSSECGVDRPRYGSTVAVKGTGHLIRKGTGGRSSVSGIVATVFGATGFLGRYVVSQLAKMGSQVLVPFRGSEDSHRHLKLMGDLGQIVPMKYNPRDENSIKAVMAKSNVVFNLIGREYETRNYSFEEVNHAMAEQLALIAKEHGGIMRFVQVSCLGASSSSPSRMLRAKAAAEEAVLRQFPEATIMKPGIMIGTEDRILNRWAQFAKKWSFLPLIGDGSTKIQPVYVIDVAAAIMASLKDDGSSMGKVYELGGPEVYTLHQLAELMYDMIREWPRYVKIPFPIAKAIATPRELLLKKVPFPLPNPDIFNLDQINSFTVDTVVSDNALTFKDLGMVPHKLKGYPVEYLISYRKGGPSFGSTVSERVTAE, from the exons ATGATGCAGGCTGGTTGGAGGCGCTCCGGGCGGCGATTCCTAGAGCAATCGCCCGCTCTCTCGACCTTGAAATCCATCTATCCTTTGTCTTCGTCTG AATGTGGAGTCGATCGCCCTCGTTATGGATCTACGGTTGCTGTGAAGGGAACGGGGCATCTCATCCGCAAGGGAACCGGTGGACGATCTTCTGTCAG TGGAATTGTTGCTACTGTGTTTGGAGCTACTGGATTTCTTGGCCGTTATGTTGTCAGCcagcttg CTAAAATGGGCTCACAAGTGCTGGTTCCTTTTCGGGGATCTGAGGATTCTCACCGGCACCTCAAATTGATGGGCGACCTTGGTCAG ATTGTCCCTATGAAGTACAATCCAAGAGATGAAAATTCAATTAAAGCTGTAATGGCAAAGTCAAATGTGGTCTTCAATCTAATTG GAAGAGAGTACGAGACTCGAAACTACAGTTTTGAAGAAGTGAACCATGCCATGGCTGAACAACTTGCATTG ATTGCTAAAGAACATGGAGGTATAATGAGATTCGTACAAGTTTCTTGCTTAGGGGCATCTTCTTCATCTCCTTCCAGAATGTTGAGGGCAAAGGCTGCAGCAGAGGAGGCTGTACTTAGACAGTTCCCAGAG GCCACAATTATGAAGCCTGGAATTATGATTGGTACAGAAGATAGGATTTTGAATAGATGGGCACAATTTGCCAAAAAATGGAGCTTTCTTCCACTCATTGGAGATGGATCTACAAA GATTCAACCAGTTTACGTTATTGATGTGGCTGCTGCAATTATGGCTTCCTTGAAAGATGATGGTAGTAGCATGGGAAAGGTTTATGAGCTTGGTGGACCAGAGGTTTATACTCTACATCAACTG GCAGAACTGATGTACGACATGATACGGGAATGGCCACGATATGTGAAAATTCCTTTCCCTATTGCAAAG GCAATTGCAACTCCTCGAGAATTGTTGTTAAAGAAAGTGCCATTCCCTTTACCCAACCCAGACATATTCAATCTGGATCAGATCAACTCTTTCACTGTGGACACTGTAGTCTCAGATAAtg CTTTGACATTCAAGGATCTCGGTATGGTTCCTCACAAACTGAAAGGCTACCCTGTAGAGTACTTGATATCGTACCGCAAGGGTGGACCATCTTTTGGCTCTACAGTCAGTGAAAGAGTAACAGCAGAGTAA